Proteins encoded together in one Acipenser ruthenus chromosome 22, fAciRut3.2 maternal haplotype, whole genome shotgun sequence window:
- the grin2aa gene encoding glutamate receptor ionotropic, NMDA 2A isoform X1 yields MKLTNMGNFGLLLLVLPALLAQYSPARGAEKSYPVLNIAVILGRNRYITERDIRGLWVKDMVPELTLDVNVVTILVNQTDPKSIITHICDLMSGTKIHGVVFGDDTDQEAVAQILDFISSQTFIPILGIHGGSSMIMADKDQMSTFFQFGASIQQEALLMLNIMKEYDWHTFSVVTSKFPGYQDFLTIIKTTVDNSFVGWDLQNMITLDAVVGDTKTQIQLKKIHSNVVLLYCSKDEASYILDEARSLGLTGYGSVWIVPSLSTGNTEITPDEFPSGMISVSYDDWDYPLEARVRDGLGIITSAATAMLDQYSFIPEAKTSCYGPLEQSELPSNALHKFMMNVTWNGRDLSFTEDGYQANPKLVVIVLNKDRVWEKVGRWENSSLSLKYPVWPRYNSFGDAEADDNHLSIVTLEEAPFVIVENVDELTGTCMRNSVPCRKHIKQDNTTNEGTYIKKCCKGFCIDILKKIAKAVKFTYDLYLVMNGKHGKKINHVWNGMVGEVVYKRAVMAVGSLTINEERSEVIDFSVPFVETGISVMVSRSNGTVSPSAFLEPFSASVWVMMFVMLLIVTAMAVFIFEYVSPMGFNRNLAQGRDPHGPSFTIGKAVWLLWGLVFNNSVPVQNPKGTASKIMVSVWAFFAVIFLASYTANLAAFMIQEEFVDQVTGLSDNKFQRPYDYSPPFRFGTVPNGSTERNIRNNYPDMHQYMVKYHQRGVQDALVSLKTGKLDAFIYDAAVLNYMAGRDEGCKLVTIGSGYVFATTGYGIALQKGSFWKRQVDLALLALVGDGEMEELEAQWLTGICHHEKNEVMSSQLDVDNMAGVFYMLAAAMALSLITFIWEHLFYWKLRFCFTGVCDGTPGFLFSISRGIWSCIHGIHIEEKKKSSDLDFSSPHANMLKLIKSAKNMTNMTNLSSSRINSPKRTSDFSHRGSLMMDMVGDKGNFHFADNRSCPAKEALYPDNVSDLQSVMGNRHKDILNNYIFQSQHPLTLNESNPNTVEVAVSAETAPANPKPRQLWKKSVETLRQNQGSVQESLPVDPRHSIKSQRYLPEEAAHSDVSDCSSRAASYKDPDNNQKHHKPKDNLKKRSMTSKYPRDCSEVELSYLKSKQSGSTREKIYTIDAERELGLHGDQHLCRENRLPEDLEYPSEMYQDHNDNYRKPEPIIHLNSSPLHPQEIIPNNENKYSLYSKHYSFNVSPHEANDRYKQTHCRSCLSKVPNYSGHFAARSPYNRCEACVHMGNLYDIREDQMLQEALNPMLQDEMFGQHWPQTDGPQVQKRNRLRLSRQHSFDNILEKPREMDLGRPARSVSLKEKDRLLEDSPYANMFNLKPDKLFDSKPTFFNHNLEESKRSKSLYPDRSSENPFLHSFQENQRLLHGRSFSDIYKQSAPAKLRNDNNFRSSVRSTASYCSRDGRIPNDMCISEHLMPYVANKTSAYSTPRVLNSCSNRCVYKKIPSIESDV; encoded by the exons GATCAGATGTCCACGTTCTTCCAGTTCGGGGCTTCTATTCAGCAGGAAGCCCTGCTGATGCTGAACATCATGAAGGAGTACGACTGGCACACGTTCTCTGTGGTGACCAGCAAGTTCCCGGGGTATCAGGATTTCCTCACCATCATAAAGACCACGGTGGACAACAGCTTCGTAGGGTGGGATTTACAGaacatgatcactctggatgccGTGGTCGGGGATACGAAGACCCAGATCCAGCTGAAGAAGATCCATTCCAACGTGGTCCTGCTGTACTGCTCGAAGGACGAAGCCAGTTACATCCTGGACGAGGCACGCTCTTTGGGCTTGACGGGATACGGCTCCGTCTGGATTGTCCCCAGCTTGAGCACGGGCAACACCGAGATCACTCCCGACGAGTTCCCGTCCGGGATGATTTCGGTTTCGTACGATGACTGGGACTACCCCCTGGAAGCCAGGGTGCGGGACGGCCTGGGGATTATAACCAGCGCCGCCACTGCCATGCTGGATCAATACAGCTTCATTCCGGAGGCGAAGACCAGCTGCTACGGACCACTGGAACAAAGCGAGCTGCCGTCCAACGCCTTGCACAA ATTTATGATGAATGTGACCTGGAATGGCAGAGACTTGTCCTTCACAGAAGACGGATATCAAGCAAACCCCAAGCTAGTTGTCATAGTTTTGAACAAGGACAGGGTATGGGAGAAG GTGGGACGCTGGGAGAACAGTAGCCTGTCTCTGAAGTACCCCGTGTGGCCCCGGTACAACTCCTTCGGGGACGCAGAGGCCGATGACAACCACCTGAGCATCGTCACCTTGGAGGAGGCACCCTTTGTCATCGTGGAGAACGTGGACGAGCTCACTGGGACCTGCATGAGGAACTCCGTCCCCTGCCGGAAGCACATCAAGCAGGA CAACACAACGAATGAAGGAACCTACATTAAGAAATGCTGCAAAGGATTCTGCATCGACATCCTGAAGAAGATCGCCAAGGCCGTGAAGTTCACCTATGACCTTTACTTGGTAATGAATGGGAAGCATGGTAAAAAGATCAACCATGTGTGGAATGGAATGGTTGGTGAA GTGGTTTACAAGCGTGCTGTCATGGCTGTGGGGTCTCTCACGATCAACGAAGAGCGCTCCGAGGTCATTGACTTTTCAGTCCCCTTCGTTGAAACCGGGATAAGCGTCATGGTGTCAAGAAGTAACGGGACGGTTTCCCCATCTGCTTTTCTAG AACCCTTCAGTGCTTCAGTGTGGGTGATGATGTTCGTCATGCTGCTCATTGTCACAGCCATGGCTGTCTTCATATTCGAGTACGTCAGCCCCATGGGTTTCAACAGGAATCTAGCGCAAGGCAGAG ACCCCCACGGTCCATCGTTCACCATTGGAAAAGCGGTATGGCTGCTCTGGGGACTGGTGTTTAATAACTCTGTGCCGGTGCAGAACCCCAAAGGAACGGCCAGCAAAATCATGGTTTCGGTCTGGGCTTTCTTTGCTGTCATCTTTCTGGCCAGCTACACTGCTAACCTGGCAGCCTTCATGATCCAAGAGGAGTTTGTTGACCAGGTGACGGGGCTCAGTGACAATAAG TTTCAGAGACCCTATGACTACTCTCCTCCCTTCCGGTTTGGTACTGTTCCCAATGGAAGCACCGAAAGGAACATTCGAAACAACTACCCCGACATGCACCAGTACATGGTGAAATATCACCAGAGAGGCGTGCAGGACGCCCTGGTCAGCCTCAAGACCGG AAAGCTGGATGCATTCATATATGATGCGGCTGTTTTAAACTACATGGCTGGGAGAGACGAGGGCTGTAAGCTGGTTACCATTGGCAGCGGCTATGTCTTTGCAACCACGGGCTACGGCATCGCTCTGCAGAAGGGCTCCTTCTGGAAACGGCAGGTGGATCTAGCTCTGCTGGCTCTGGTGGGAGACG GTGAGATGGAGGAGCTGGAGGCCCAGTGGCTGACTGGCATCTGCCACCATGAGAAGAACGAAGTGATGAGCAGCCAGCTGGACGTCGACAACATGGCTGGGGTCTTCTACATGCTCGCTGCGGCCATGGCCCTCAGCCTCATCACCTTCATCTGGGAGCACCTGTTTTACTGGAAGCTCCGATTCTGCTTCACGGGAGTCTGCGACGGAACGCCTGGATTCCTGTTCTCAATAAGCAGA gGAATTTGGAGCTGTATTCACGGTATTCAtattgaagaaaagaaaaagtctTCTGACTTAGACTTCAGCAGTCCACATGCCAACATGTTGAAGTTAATTAAGTCAGCCAAAAACATGACCAACATGACAAACCTGAGCTCATCAAGGATCAATTCTCCCAAGCGAACCTCCGACTTCAGTCACAGAGGGTCCCTGATGATGGACATGGTGGGTGACAAAGGAAACTTCCACTTCGCTGACAACCGGAGCTGCCCTGCAAAAGAGGCTCTCTACCCTGACAACGTGAGCGACCTGCAGTCGGTTATGGGAAACAGGCACAAAGACATCTTAAACAACTACATCTTTCAGAGCCAGCACCCCCTGACTCTGAACGAGTCCAATCCCAACACCGTGGAGGTGGCCGTCAGTGCCGAGACCGCCCCAGCAAACCCCAAGCCCCGGCAGCTTTGGAAGAAGTCTGTGGAGACGCTGCGGCAAAATCAGGGGTCCGTGCAAGAGTCCCTCCCGGTCGACCCGAGGCATTCCATTAAAAGCCAGCGATACCTGCCAGAAGAGGCTGCTCATTCTGATGTGTCTGACTGCTCGAGCAGAGCTGCTTCCTACAAGGACCCAGATAACAACCAGAAGCACCACAAGCCCaaggacaatttaaaaaaaagatcgaTGACATCAAAATACCCTAGGGACTGCAGCGAAGTGGAGCTGTCCTACTTAAAGAGCAAGCAGAGCGGCTCCACACGCGAAAAGATTTACACCATAGACGCTGAAAGGGAGCTGGGTTTGCATGGAGACCAGCACCTTTGTAGGGAAAACAGGCTGCCGGAGGACTTGGAGTACCCCTCCGAAATGTACCAGGATCACAACGACAACTACAGGAAACCAGAACCCATCATCCATCTCAATAGCAGCCCCCTTCACCCCCAAGAGATCATCCCCAACAATGAAAACAAGTACAGTCTGTATTCCAAGCACTACAGCTTCAACGTCAGCCCTCACGAGGCAAACGACAGGTACAAACAGACTCACTGCCGGAGCTGTCTTTCCAAGGTGCCAAATTACTCGGGGCATTTTGCCGCCAGGTCTCCTTACAACCGCTGTGAGGCCTGCGTGCACATGGGCAACTTGTACGACATCAGAGAAGATCAAATGCTGCAGGAAGCCCTGAACCCCATGCTTCAGGACGAAATGTTTGGACAGCACTGGCCCCAGACTGACGGGCCGCAGGTACAGAAGAGGAATAGACTGAGGCTGAGCAGACAGCATTCCTTTGACAATATCCTGGAGAAGCCCAGGGAGATGGACCTGGGCCGGCCGGCGCGGAGCGTGAGCTTGAAGGAGAAGGACAGGCTTCTCGAGGACAGCCCTTATGCAAACATGTTTAATCTCAAACCAGACAAGCTGTTCGACAGCAAGCCCACCTTCTTCAACCACAACCTGGAGGAGAGCAAACGCAGTAAGTCCCTTTATCCCGACCGCAGCTCAGAGAACCCTTTCCTCCACTCCTTCCAAGAAAACCAGCGCTTGCTCCATGGCAGAAGCTTCTCTGACATTTATAAACAATCGGCGCCAGCCAAGTTGAGGAATGACAACAACTTCAGGTCTTCGGTGAGGTCGACAGCCTCATACTGTTCTCGGGATGGTCGAATACCGAATGACATGTGCATTTCAGAGCATCTTATGCCTTATGTAGCAAATAAGACTAGCGCATACTCCACTCccagggttctgaattcttgcaGCAATAGATGTGTGTACAAGAAAATTCCTAGTATCGAGTCAGATGTTTAA